The following coding sequences lie in one Miscanthus floridulus cultivar M001 chromosome 9, ASM1932011v1, whole genome shotgun sequence genomic window:
- the LOC136481804 gene encoding glycerophosphodiester phosphodiesterase GDPD4-like produces MRGILLGRRRQPPPLPLFPAAKRSSASANLLFARLCRFLPASPILRLLLLLALLALVPPAFFHLRLRRLHRMRERKCGWVVSPPMVCAHGGDSTNAIPNSMDAFRMALDARVDCVEVDVSRSSDGVLFALHDRDLQKMSGNSTAKVGHWTTDEIKALSTRFQLSKRVQNEEVPKAEDALAMISQSVRQVILDVKVGPPSFEKGLAEDVLSLLRRTDCKNCLVWAKSDDLGRDIIKLSKDVIVGYIVMVDKSTNRRTELVRIEGAKVAGVYHPLIHEKVMKVMRSHDRRVFAWTVDDSSSMKKMLYEHVDAIVTSNPSLLQQLMQETRTECMEDGFALP; encoded by the exons ATGAGGGGGATCCTCCTCGGGCGCCGgcggcagccgccgccgctcccccTCTTCCCCGCCGCCAAGCGCTCCTCCGCATCCGCGAACCTCCTTTTCGCCCGCCTCTGCCGCTTCCTCCCGGCCAGCCCCatcctccggctcctcctcctcctcgcgctcCTCGCCCTCGTCCCGCCGGCCTTCTTCCACCTCCGTCTCCGCCGTCTCCACCGC ATGCGCGAGAGGAAGTGCGGGTGGGTCGTGAGCCCACCCATGGTGTGCGCGCACGGCGGTGACTCCACCAACGCCATCCCGAACTCG ATGGACGCATTTCGGATGGCTCTGGACGCCCGGGTCGACTGTGTGGAGGTGGATGTTTCAAGGTCCTCTGACGGTGTGCTGTTTGCTCTGCATGACAG GGATCTACAAAAGATGTCTGGTAATTCTACAGCAAAAGTTGGCCACTGGACCACAGACGAG ATAAAAGCACTAAGTACAAGGTTTCAGTTGTCAAAAAGAGTCCAAAATGAGGAAGTTCCCAAGGCAGAAGATGCTCTGGCG ATGATATCACAATCAGTTAGGCAGGTCATTCTTGATGTGAAAGTTGGACCCCCTTCATTTGAGAAAGGTTTAGCTGAGGATGTATTGTCCCTT CTTAGGAGAACAGATTGCAAGAATTGTCTTGTTTGGGCAAAAAGTGATGACCTAGGAAGAGATATAATTAAGTTGTCTAAAGATGTTATT GTTGGCTATATTGTTATGGTGGATAAATCTACCAACAGAAGAACTGAGTTAGTGAGGATTGAAGGGGCTAAAGTTGCTGGCGTATATCATCCTTTGATCCATGAGAAGGTCATGAAGGTCATGCGCAG CCATGACAGGAGAGTTTTTGCATGGACTGTTGATGATAGCAGCTCCATGAAGAAGATGCTGTATGAGCATGTTGATGCCATTGTGACCAGTAACCCCTCTCTCCTGCAGCAGCTTATGCAGGAGACAAGAACTGAATGCATGGAAGATGGTTTTGCCTTACCATAG